TGTCTTTTACGGGTGGATGTGTTAAACTTGGTCTTGTATGCGCTGTAGTGGAATGAATTTGAGTGTGTTGTTCCTTGTGCCTATGTTTCCCTGTCTTTTTTAATGTTTTGACCGGAGCCGAAGATCGATCGGGCGCTTGTTTGGTTCgagaaagaaaagagtgGGCTGTGGACGCGAACCTCTCTGTTCATATCGCAGGAAGGACGACAACGACCAGGGGGTTTGGAGATATAACTCAAGGTATGTGTGTGCTGGGACAAGATCTATCTCGCAATGGCTGAATCGCGGTGGCAGATGGGATTCCGTGTGCGCACCCGTCTGCGTCAAATCGCGGGCGCATTGGTCTTTACGACAGCTGGGATGATGCTCTTGCACGCCTTCCGACCGTCAAAGAGCTTCGTGTCGGACCCGATGGGAGCTGCCATGCACCACGGACCGGGCCTTATCTACGGAAAGAAGCGGCCCAACGAGCTGCACGATGTCTgggacgatgacgacgacaCGGGCCCAGACGTCGGCGGCGCGCATTGGAACAGCCCACACCAGCCACTCCCGCATGACAAATCTCCCCCGGTGCAAATTCCCTCGACATCCAAGTCGCATATGCCCAGTCACGTCTACCGCGACGACGGTCTGGTGGAAGTGAACCCCGAGGGCAGACACCCCATATACGATCTCATTGCGGGGCTGAAAAGGACTGGAATGCCAAGTTGGCAGGCAGAGTCGACACTTGGCCGACGCGGTCGACGAGTACGAGAAGCGCTATGGCCGTCCCCCGCCCCCCAATTTCGATAAATGGTTAGTCACATTATTCTCAATCAAAGGTTATTCAGATTTTCAGATGGCTTGATTTGGTGATTCCCGTTCTTTTTTCCCTTCTAGGTGGGACTATGTGACCGCACACAATGTTCAGCTGCCCGACGAATACGACATTTTCCACGACCTCGAGCCTCTTTGGGGTATTGCTCCGGATGTGCTTCGCGAGACTCAGCGTGGATGGGAGGACCATGACGGGACTTATACCCTTACCAGTGAAAATGGAAAAATCGCAGTTGGGTTGCATACCCTCGGCAAAGCGTCGATGAACTTTTGCCCCGTGCCAACGAGCAGGTCAAGTTGTTGAGCGAAGTTGCAAGGTGGTTGCCTGATTTCAGAGCGACGTTTACGGCGCATGATGGACCATACCAATTCATTAGTTGGGAACTCAAGGAAGCGGCTCTCAAGGCCGCCAAAACACGGACTCGTAAGTTCCTCGATTGCTCCTTTATCTCCACCCTTGATCCACAAACCCACTCTAGACTTTGACCAAAGCACACTCCCTCACTGGCCCTATGAGGGCTGGCGCAACGGATGTCCACCCAACTCGTCCCTCGTCACCTCCAAACGCCAATGGGACGACCGACCGGACATGGAAGCCCTCCACGCCGCCCGACCCAAGACGTTCATCCACGACCACGCCAAGTCCATGGACCCATGCGCCACCCGGACCTCACGCACATCAACGGCTTCCTCGCCGCCCACGGCCAGGGCGCAGGAGTCTTTCGCGTCATCGTCCCCGCGTTCTCGATGTGCACCACCCCGCTGCACTCTGACATCCGCACCATCCCGATCGAGCAGTTTACCGAAGACGTGGGCGTCGACCCGGCTTGGAACGATAAGCCCTACGACAAGGTCCTTTGGCGCGGCTCGAACACGGGCATCCTGTTCTCTGAAACTATGCCTTGGAACTTGTCCCAGCGCGCACGGCTTATCAAGTTGACCAATGAAAAAGAGGGCGTTAGGTCCGTCTTGAGGCCGTTGGAGCCCGAACGCGCGATCGGGAAACCGGTGGAGGAAAAGTCGAAAGAGCTGAACGAGCGGTTGATGGACGTTGCGTTTGCCGGGAGCCCGATTCAGTGCGAGGAGCCGGTGTGCACTGAGATGAAGAAGATTTTCGAGTATCGGGGTCATATGGGCTGGTCCGATGCGAACAAGTACAAGTATATCATGGATGTGAGTCGGTTCCTCTAGTTCTCTCTCTTTTTGGTGTTGATGTCGAGGGTGGTAGATTGATGGGAATGGCTGGTCTGCGCGGTTCAAGCGACTAATGACTACGAACTCGATGATTCTAAAGACGACTATTTTCCCAGAGTGGTGTGTACCGTCTCATCTACTCTATTTCTCAGTGTTGATGATAGAATACGAATGCATAGGTACATGGACCGGGTTATGCCCTGGGTGCATTACGTACCAGTCAAAGTTGACTTGACCGATCTGGTAGGTCCCACCCCTTTCCTTGTTCGTTTTTTTTATTGAATTATAATCCATCAGTACGACATTATCACTTTCTTCCGTGGAGACGCTCAAGGCCGGGGAGGACACGACGAGCTGGCCGGTAAAATCGGATTGGCCGGCAAGGTTTGGAGCAAGACGTTTTATCGAAAGGAGGACATGGTTGCCTATTTGTTTAGGTGAGTCCCCCcctctctctttctccctTTATCCCGTCCTCTTTTTCGGAAGTCGGCGTGCGTCGGTCTGGTTTTGGTTGGACTGAGGTCGGAGATAGAGTTTGGGTTGCTGTGCCCCGGTTTGAGTCCTAGGCGGGGTTAGACGTGTGTGCTAGGAATGTCGTGGACGGCTCTCCTGTCTGTGATCAGATGCGTTGAAGATCGTACCTGGAACAAGCGATTGCGCGTGGGTCAGAATACGTTCTATGCCTTGGTTTGGTTCTACTTCCTCTTGGCCTTGACCCGTTTTTGGAATGTAGACCGAGTTTTGATCATACCTTATAGGTTATTCCTCGAGTATTCGCGCGTGATGCACCCAAATAGAGATAACATGGCGTTCCATCTGGATGACTAGGTTCGTAATCGCGTTTATCCAAAGATTAACAGGGAAAGATCGATATCTT
The nucleotide sequence above comes from Rhizoctonia solani chromosome 3, complete sequence. Encoded proteins:
- a CDS encoding glycosyltransferase family 90 protein, coding for MAESRWQMGFRVRTRLRQIAGALVFTTAGMMLLHAFRPSKSFVSDPMGAAMHHGPGLIYGKKRPNELHDVWDDDDDTGPDVGGAHWNSPHQPLPHDKSPPVQIPSTSKSHMPSHVYRDDGLECQVGRQSRHLADAVDEYEKRYGRPPPPNFDKWWDYVTAHNVQLPDEYDIFHDLEPLWGIAPDVLRETQRGWEDHDGTYTLTSENGKIAVGLHTLGKASMNFCPVPTSRATFTAHDGPYQFISWELKEAALKAAKTRTRLAQRMSTQLVPRHLQTPMGRPTGHGSPPRRPTQDVHPRPRQVHGPMRHPDLTHINGFLAAHGQGAGVFRVIVPAFSMCTTPLHSDIRTIPIEQFTEDVGVDPAWNDKPYDKVLWRGSNTGILFSETMPWNLSQRARLIKLTNEKEGVRSVLRPLEPERAIGKPVEEKSKELNERLMDVAFAGSPIQCEEPVCTEMKKIFEYRGHMGWSDANKYKYIMDIDGNGWSARFKRLMTTNSMILKTTIFPEWYMDRVMPWVHYVPVKVDLTDLYDIITFFRGDAQGRGGHDELAGKIGLAGKVWSKTFYRKEDMVAYLFRSFSSGTTSAGSSPNEDDYDPNEPTARGMMNYSNAHGNSQFRDRERGKVEERRKYEERKRHDQENQVNQDQGGTN